A stretch of DNA from Synechococcales cyanobacterium T60_A2020_003:
AGGGTTTGGCGGATACACGGCCAATCCTCGCTGGAATGCAACTAAGTTTCTGGCCTGGAAAACAGGTCGCCAGTGGCGTGCTGCCGTTGCGAATCATGAAATGATGGTGCGGTCTTCCGATTCCATGCTGGTTCCGGTTGTGCCCTCAGATGCTGCTGTTGAAGAGGAGCCTAGCAGTCGTCCAAAACTTCGTGTCGCGTTTGCTTAACTTTCTATGTCAGATTCTGATTCTATTGGTGACTCTAGAAGCGGGACTTGTTCTACCACAGGTCCCGCTTCTGCTTTAAATGGTTTTTTAGATAGGGTACTGGCTCATCCGGGTGGACTAACTTACGCTAATGCCACCGAGGAAGACTCCTCAAGTACATGACAGCCCTCCAGTCCAACCTGGGGATTCTGACAATAGGCCTCATCGGGTACGTACACGGTAACAGTGCGATCGCTCTTCACACGATACAAATACTGCACATCAGGCCGAAACTTCAGCCCAACCCGGAGATTGGAAAAGTCATCTTCGCACAGTTCAAACCCAAATCTCACGACAATTTGAGCCAGTAAACACTCAGGTGTATCAGACGTTTCTCCAGAAGTGTCTCGCTCTTGCCAGAATTTATCTAAGAAGCGCGTTAGAGTAGGCAGTACTTTAGCGGGTGAACCGTGGCGACTGGTGTATAAGATGGCCGGATTACCATCAAC
This window harbors:
- a CDS encoding histidine kinase, with the translated sequence MVPCHIVVDGNPAILYTSRHGSPAKVLPTLTRFLDKFWQERDTSGETSDTPECLLAQIVVRFGFELCEDDFSNLRVGLKFRPDVQYLYRVKSDRTVTVYVPDEAYCQNPQVGLEGCHVLEESSSVALA